From the Brachyspira intermedia PWS/A genome, the window ACATTTTGAAGAACATAGAAAATTTGAAAAAGCTATTGATGATCAATATAAAGCATTTAAATCCAGCAGTGATTGGCGTCAGGTAGCTATTGATTTTTCAGAGCTTTTGGCTAAACTCTTAATAGAGCATATAGGTGTATGGGATAAAGAGTTTGTAAGAATTGCTGGTATACAAGATTCTTAAAAATTATTTCCAATTAGAACCAAATGGAGAGCTTTCTATAAGTCTATTGTAGAAAAGCTCTCTTATTTTATTTAAAAACTTTTTTGTTTCATCGCTTGAATAATCTGCATAAGTCCATTCCAATTCAGTATATCCTTTTTCTTTTTGTATATAAGAGTTAAATCTGCAAATACTCCGTCTTTTAAATATATTCTATGTGTGAAATTTTTATTTGTAACTAGAATAAAATTTTCTAATGTTAGTATGGCAGGGTCTATATTAATTTTTCTATTATTATTTTCATCTGAATATTCTTTTTCTATACTGTCAGTTATTTTTTTTACATCGCTTATATAATCTCTTTCTATCATATTTTTAAAAACTATAAACCTTTTATTTAAAGATTCTCCCATCTCTTCTTTATAATAAGCAGAATGTGAAAATAAATATTCATCACTAATAACTTCGATTTCACCAAAATTATTAACAAGTTTTTCTAAAACAGAATTATATATATTTATATTATTATACATTAATGCAGTAACTAGAACTGCTTTTGATTGTTTCAATACTTTACTCATAGTACTATATTATATTATTTTTATTTATATTTCTATAATTTTTGCTATTAATTTTTTATTGTTATTTATTTATGTATTAAAAGTTTTATATTTCTTAAATATAAAAAGATTAAATATAGTTGACTATAAAATACACTATGATATAATAAAATAGTGTATACTAACTAATATATTAGAGGTAATTTGTGGATATATATGATATAGTTGACGACCCGGAAAAGCAGTTGGAAGTATTTTCTGGAATTATTAAAAGAATGAATGCAAGTAATGATCATGATGAAACTTTGATTACTATTATATCTGAAATAAAAACTATAATGTATACAGATTCTATACTATTATATTTAGTAGATCAGGAATTGTATAATTTGCATTATGAAATGTCCATAGGACCTCTTGGAAGTAAATTTTTTGGAAATATTATAGATTGTGAAAAACCGCTAGCTGTAAGAGCATACACTACTTCATGCTCTTTATATTCAAATGATCCTCAGGAAGATTCTGCATTTATACCTATGAAAGAAATTTTAGGAGAGGATTTAAAAAATATATTATTTGTGCCTTTAAAAGTTAGAAAGAAAAATATAGGCTCTTTATTTTTAATAAATAAAAAGAATGGTAAATTTATAGAAAAAGATACAGTTGTAATGTCTTTATTTGCTAATCTTGTATCTTTGGCTTTAGTTAATAAAATGGTATATGACAGAGCACAATCCCGAGCTTATGAGGTTGGTGCTTTATATCAGATGTCAATATCTATCAATAAATGTGAAACTATAGAAGAAATACTCAATGATAATATAAGTATAGTTTGCGAGGCATTTGAGGTACATAGAGTATCTGTTATTTTAAAAGAGAATGGTGTTTTCAAATTCAAAGCAGGTATTGGTATTGATGAAAATGTACTTAAATATGGTGTTGTAACTGTTGATGACAATGTACTTGCTGAGGTGCTTCGTACAGGTAAGCCTGTTTATTCTATTGATGTAGATAGAGATATTAGATTCAGACCTAATAAAAATCTTAGATATACTAGAAATAGTTTTATGGTTGCTCCTATAGTTGGAAAAGATGAGATTATAGGTTTTCTTTCTGCTACAGAGAGAAATATAAACAAAGCATTTAATTTAAGTAATTTATCACTTTTAGAAATGCTTGCTCAGCAGATAGGTGAAAATTATATGCATGTACTTTTATCTGAAGAGTCAAAAATAAAAGAATCTTTAACAGAGGAAATTAACTTTACAGAACAGCTTCAAAAAAGCGTACTTCCTAAAGAATTCCCAAGTGATGGATTATTTGATATTGCTGCTGTAAGTATACCTAGTAAGAATGTAGGCGGTGATTTTTACGATTATATAAAGATAAGCGATACTAAATATGCTCTTGTTATTGCGGATGTATCAGGTAAAGGTTTAGGCGCCGGATTTTTTATGACTATGACTCGTTCTATTTTAAGAGTGTATTTTTCTGAAATGGACGATCCTGCTAAAATATTAGAATCAACTAATAAACATATATACAAAGATTCTAATAATGGTATGTTTGTTACTTGTTTTCTTCTTGTTATTGATACAGAAAATAAAACTATTACATATTCTAATGCAGGACATTTATCTCAATTTTTAATAAAGAAATATTCTATTAGTACTTTAGATTCTATACATGAATTGCATACTCATGGAAAGCCTTTAGGTTTTATTGAAAATGCTACTTATCAGAATAAGCAAATTTCTTATTCTACTTCTGATACTATTATATTATTCACAGACGGAATAACAGAAACTTTCAATCAATCTGAAGAAGAGTATGGTGAAGAAAGATTAAAAGAACTTCTTAAAAATGATTATGATAATGCTAAAGAACTTTTAGATGATATAGTCAATGAAACAATTTCATTCAGAGGAAAAACTCCTCAATTTGATGATATTACTCTTTTAGTTGCAAGATTATTAAATTAATCATTATTACGTTTTAATAATTTTAATATGTTTTTCTTGAAATAAATACGGCTTTATGGTATATTGTGATTAATATTCTATAAAGGATTTTCTTATGAAAAAAATATTTTTATTAATCACAATTATGTCTTTAATTATAATTCAATGCGGTAATAAAACAGATACTCAAACTACTGCTGCTAATACAAATGAATCAGCACACTCAGATAATACTATACCAGCATCAAAAATATTATCACAAACAGATGCAGCATTTTTAGAGAAAGTAAAAAATAAAATAGTAATAGATAGAAATTCTCAATATACTTTTAAAGATAATGGAGATATAGAATATGTATATGATTCTGGAGATTATAGAGAAGAAAAAAATTATATATTTGAATCTTCAAAAGATGGAACAAATGCTTATTATTATGAGACTTATAATATACAAGATAAATACAAAGAAGGACCAAGCAATATGGCTACAAATTATGAAGGCTTTTCAGTAATAAATGGAATTCTTTATGAAGATAATTATGAAGGTTATGAAGGCGATCCTATTGAAACTATAATGGTTAAATGGGAAAAAGAAAATTATTATTCTAATTACTATTACAGAGAAGTAAAAGAAAATCCTAACTTTGATAACTTCCCTTATGAGAATAAAGCTGATGTAACTTTCGATGAGTACAATAGAATATCAAGAGGCATATTAATATCAAAATCAGATTATAAACTTGAAGAAGTAGGGGATATTAGCATGTATAATTTTGATAATGTATATACAAATGGTTATAATGCTTCTATTGAGTTAAAGAAAAATGATGACGGAACATTCTATTTCTATGCTATTAATGTAACTACAGATGAAAACGGACAAACAGTAACTAATATTCAAAGTACAGATACAGATAAAATGGTATTAGAAGAAAATCAGTATGTTGAGCCTTATTGTGAAATATTTGACAATTCTATGCAATATGGAGAAGTTTATGGTGCCGATGGTACATATATGATAGATATAACTCCTATAAGTTCTGATGCTTTAGTTTTAGTTGAAAATAATGGAAGTTATGGATTCAGCGGAGTGTTTAAAAAGAAATCTAATTAATTATATATATTTAGTTTTAAATTGTGAGGCTTTATCAATTAATATATTGGTAGAGCCTTTTTATTTTATAAATATTATTTAATATATAATGAATAATACTTATATTGAAATAAATACATCTATATAGTATACTTATTTCAATAATATAAAAGGAAAAACTATGAAGAAAATATTTTTACTCATTACAATAATGTCTTTAATGATAATTCAATGCGGTAATAAAACTTCATCTGATAATCAAACAGATGTTAATACAAATACTGTTAATACAAATGAAGCTGTACTATCAAATGAAACTATACCAGCAACAAAAATATTATCACAGGAAGATGCAGCATTTTTGGATAAGGTAAAAAATAAAATAATTATAAGCGGTATGGCTAAATACACTTTCAAAGATAACGGCGATATAGAATATGTATATGATTCTGGAAGTTATAGAGAGGATAAAAATTATATATTTGAATCTTCAAAAGACGGAACTAATGCTTATTATTATGAACTTTATAATATACAGGATAAGTACGAAAAAGGACCAAGTAATATTGCTACAAATTATAAGGGCTTTTCTGTAAAAAATGGAATTCTTTATGAGGATAATTATGAAGGATATGAAAGTGATCCTAATGAAACTATAATTACTAAATGGGAAAAAGAAAATTATTATTCTAATTACTATTACAGAGAAGTGAAAGAAAATCCTAACTTCGATAATTTCCCTTATGAGAATAAAGCAGATGTAATTTTTGAATCGTATAATGAAAGACAGCAAGGTATATTAATATCAGAATCAGACTATAGACCGGAAGAAGTAGGCAATATTAATACTTATAATTTTAATGGTATATATTCAAATAATAATGCTTCTATAGAATTAAAGAAAAATAATGATGAAACTTTCTATTTATATGCTGTTAACATAACTACAGATGAAAACGGACAAATAGTAACTAATATTCAAAGCACAGATACAGATAAAATGATATTACAAGAAAATCAGTATGTTGAGCCTCATTGCGGTATAGGTTCTCATACTTTAGATTATGAAGAGACTGTAGGAATGGATGGAGGTTATATTATATCTATTCAGCCTATAAATGCTGATACTATTATGGTAACAGAGCCTAATGGAAGTTATGGATTTACTGGTATATACAAAAAATCTCCTGAAATGGCAGCTGCTATAGATTCTAATGATAAAAGCACTAAAGAAAAAGCATATTATAATGCTTGCAGATGGTATGCTGAAAATTACAGTGAATTAAGTGATATTTTTAATAAAATAGTAGATTTCGATTTTGAGGGAGGCGGATATTATGAGATTAATATGGAGAATGTGTATCTCTATATAGCTAAATTTAAAAATTCTGGATATTTTTCTGACAATTATATTAAAAATTTAGAAAATAGTTTTGAAGAAATAAAAAAGAATTTGGAAGAAAATAAACAAAATGACGGGTCTGTTGAGGGTATGGAAGCTGATTGGTTTTTGGCTACACAAGAGATTGATTATTATCTTAATATTATAACTAATGAAATGAAGCTTAAAGATATAGTACCATATGGCGATGAAGGAGATGCTTTATGCATAAGTAATGAAGCAGGAGAGTCTGTTATTTTAGAGGTTAAAAAATATGGTGATGAATGGTTAATTGAATAATAAATATTTTATAGAAAGTTATTTATTATAAATATATGGTAAATTTTATTATGAGTGTCTTATTTATAAAGGCACTCATAATTTTTTAACACTTTTATTAATTACTTATTTTTTTTATAAGCATTATACTCTTCATCAGTAACATGTTCTAACCAAGTAACATTGTTGCCGTCTTTATCTCCAGTGATAGCGATATGCTTCATTCTGCAGTCAGGTGAAGCACCATGCCAATGTTTTTTATCTTTTGGACAGTAAAGAGCCTCTCCAGCATGAAACTCTAAAACTTCTCCGCCTTCTTCCTGAGTGAGCCCTATACCTTCAACTACAACTAAATGCTGTCCGCAAGGGTGAGTATGCCATGCAGTTCTTGCCCCTGCTTCAAATGTTACATAAGCTACAGAGAAATGTGAATCTTCATTAGGCTCTGTAAGAATTTCTACTTCAACATCTCCTGTAAAATATTCTTTTGCTCCTTTAAATTTTTTCCTTCTCCGTTTTTTATAAATATAGTTTTTTCTGGTGATTTTGGATATTCATAATCTGACATTTTATTTCTCCTTTTTGATATCATTAATTATTTTATTTTTACAAATATATCTTTGATCCATTTCTTTATTTCATTTTCAGCACTTGAGGCAGAACTTCCGTATACACTTAATATTTTAGATACTTGTTTAGATTTTGATTCTTTTTCTATATCTCTTTTAATGCTTCCAGAACCTCCGCCTCCATGAGTACAGAAAGGCATTATTATTTTATTAGAAAAATCAAAACTATTTAAAAATGTATTTACAGGAAGTGCAATTGTATTCCACCAGTTTGGGCTTCCTATAAATATAACATCATAATCATCTATGCTTTTTATATTGTTTTTTAATTTCGGTTTTATATTACTGTTTATATCTCTTTTAGCTTCGTTTAAAACTGTGTTATAACTTGATGAATATGGCTTTTCTGGTTCTGTATAAAAAAAGTCTATTTCAGCATTTGCAAATTCTGATTTTATAACTTTTCCTATGAACTCAGCAAGTTTTTTAGTGTTTGATGAATGTGAATAATATGCTATTAATGCTTTCATTTTAAGCTCCTATTATTGTTATCAATAAACTCGCTTTAAATTAGCTAATAACTAAAGTTATTAGCTGCTCGTTTATTTTTATTATTGCTTATTTTATTTAATATAATTATTTTTAACAAATTAATAAGTATTTACTATATTTTATAATTTATACTAGTCATTACAAATAATTAAAATAAGGAACAAATTTTTTATAAAATATAGTTGTTTATATATACTGAAACAAATATATTTTGTCAAAAATAAATTTATATTTTTGTTTTTATATCTGGGGCTTTGCCCCCGCTGTGCGTGCCTACGGCAACCCAACTTCTTTTGTTGCCACAAAGAAGCAGGCACAGCCCGCCTTCGGCGAAAGGCTATATTTATAACTTAAATGTAATAAATTATTTTACATGTAAGATAATTTTAGTATGATTTAGTACTAATTTTATATCTTGCACTTTTTGCAACTTTGACGAAGTCCGCCTGTGGCGTGCGGCGGGAAAAAGTTGACTAAAAAAATGACAAACTTAAAAATTTTTAGTATATACTAAAATAATTCATTATACAACTGTTTAAAGATCATTTTTGTAATTAAAAAATTAAATAATCTTATAAAGTAGTTTTGAAACAAGTATAATATTATAAATACAAAAAATATTATCTGCCTACTATTTCTAAATGTTCTTTTGGATATCTTTCTCCTTGTATAGTTATTTTTGATATTGCTTCATTTATTTTATTTAATTCTTCATTAGTAAACTCTACATTAATAGAGTATATATTTTCTTTTAATCTTTCTATTTTTCTTGTTCCCGGTATTGGTACTATAAATGGTTTTTGATACAATACCCAAGCTAATGCTATTTGTGATTTTGATACATTTTTTGTTTTTGCAATATCTTCTAAAATATCAATCAATACTTGATTTTGCTTTAAATTTTCTTTTTGGAATCTTGGTACAGAACTTCTAAAATCATTTTTTGCAAACTCTGAATCAGCGTTGAATCTTCCTGTCAAAAATCCTTTGCCTAATGGAGAGAAGGGAACAAAACCAATATTTAATTCTTCTAATAATGGTATAATTTCTTTTTCAGGTTCTCTCCAAATCATAGAGTATTCGCTTTGTATAGCAGTTAATTTGCATACTTTATCAGCTTTTTTTATAGTGTTTGCTCCGGGTTCTGAAATGCCCCAATGTTTAATTTTTCCTTCTTTTATTAATTCTTTCATTGTGTCTGCTACTTCTTCAATAGGTGTATTAGCATCAACTCTATGAAGATAGTATAAATCAATATAATCAGTTCTTAATCTTTTTAATGAACCTTCCACTGATGTTCTTATAGTTTCTTTTTTGGCATCTAATACAGGTTTTCCATTTACTGTTTTTATACCGCATTTTGTAGCTATTACAACTTTATCTCTGTATTTCTCTAATGCTTCGCCTACAATTTCCTCATTTTTGTATGGTCCGTAAGCTTCTGCAGTGTCAAAAAAATTAATACCTAATTCTACAGCTTCATGTA encodes:
- a CDS encoding DUF4416 family protein, which produces MSKVLKQSKAVLVTALMYNNINIYNSVLEKLVNNFGEIEVISDEYLFSHSAYYKEEMGESLNKRFIVFKNMIERDYISDVKKITDSIEKEYSDENNNRKINIDPAILTLENFILVTNKNFTHRIYLKDGVFADLTLIYKKKKDILNWNGLMQIIQAMKQKSF
- a CDS encoding GAF domain-containing SpoIIE family protein phosphatase produces the protein MDIYDIVDDPEKQLEVFSGIIKRMNASNDHDETLITIISEIKTIMYTDSILLYLVDQELYNLHYEMSIGPLGSKFFGNIIDCEKPLAVRAYTTSCSLYSNDPQEDSAFIPMKEILGEDLKNILFVPLKVRKKNIGSLFLINKKNGKFIEKDTVVMSLFANLVSLALVNKMVYDRAQSRAYEVGALYQMSISINKCETIEEILNDNISIVCEAFEVHRVSVILKENGVFKFKAGIGIDENVLKYGVVTVDDNVLAEVLRTGKPVYSIDVDRDIRFRPNKNLRYTRNSFMVAPIVGKDEIIGFLSATERNINKAFNLSNLSLLEMLAQQIGENYMHVLLSEESKIKESLTEEINFTEQLQKSVLPKEFPSDGLFDIAAVSIPSKNVGGDFYDYIKISDTKYALVIADVSGKGLGAGFFMTMTRSILRVYFSEMDDPAKILESTNKHIYKDSNNGMFVTCFLLVIDTENKTITYSNAGHLSQFLIKKYSISTLDSIHELHTHGKPLGFIENATYQNKQISYSTSDTIILFTDGITETFNQSEEEYGEERLKELLKNDYDNAKELLDDIVNETISFRGKTPQFDDITLLVARLLN
- a CDS encoding flavodoxin, whose protein sequence is MKALIAYYSHSSNTKKLAEFIGKVIKSEFANAEIDFFYTEPEKPYSSSYNTVLNEAKRDINSNIKPKLKNNIKSIDDYDVIFIGSPNWWNTIALPVNTFLNSFDFSNKIIMPFCTHGGGGSGSIKRDIEKESKSKQVSKILSVYGSSASSAENEIKKWIKDIFVKIK
- a CDS encoding aldo/keto reductase, giving the protein MKKRMLGDLEVSAIGLGCMGYGVVYDENYDKTELISLIHEAVELGINFFDTAEAYGPYKNEEIVGEALEKYRDKVVIATKCGIKTVNGKPVLDAKKETIRTSVEGSLKRLRTDYIDLYYLHRVDANTPIEEVADTMKELIKEGKIKHWGISEPGANTIKKADKVCKLTAIQSEYSMIWREPEKEIIPLLEELNIGFVPFSPLGKGFLTGRFNADSEFAKNDFRSSVPRFQKENLKQNQVLIDILEDIAKTKNVSKSQIALAWVLYQKPFIVPIPGTRKIERLKENIYSINVEFTNEELNKINEAISKITIQGERYPKEHLEIVGR